One segment of Ureibacillus thermophilus DNA contains the following:
- a CDS encoding CidA/LrgA family protein: MDTRRRERYYKLLLIPQIMTIIRTILQILILYIFYYIGVLIVNVTHLPFPPSVIGLLLLFLCLQRKWIKVGIIQQGASFLIGFMTLFFIPSMLGIVEYPELLSMKGILLIVTVFASTVLTIYLTSIFSGIIERKERGLKGKEDGGVERHHLYH; encoded by the coding sequence GTGGATACAAGAAGGAGGGAAAGGTATTACAAATTACTTTTGATACCGCAGATTATGACCATTATCCGCACGATTTTACAAATACTGATTTTATATATTTTTTATTACATTGGCGTGTTGATTGTGAATGTAACCCATCTCCCTTTTCCGCCTAGTGTGATTGGTTTGCTATTATTATTTTTATGTTTGCAACGAAAATGGATTAAAGTGGGAATAATCCAGCAAGGTGCCAGCTTTTTAATAGGGTTTATGACATTATTTTTTATTCCTTCGATGCTCGGGATTGTAGAATATCCAGAATTGCTGTCGATGAAAGGGATTCTTTTAATCGTGACCGTTTTTGCAAGTACGGTGCTTACCATTTATTTGACAAGCATCTTTAGCGGAATTATCGAAAGAAAAGAGAGAGGATTGAAGGGGAAGGAGGATGGTGGAGTTGAACGCCATCATTTATATCATTAG
- a CDS encoding LrgB family protein has product MVELNAIIYIISTVLIFLIMMRLYKRFPFPFLLPILTTTIVLVVLIILLHIPYNEYMEGGKWIQNLLGPAVVALAYPLYNQRQLVAKYKYTIMLGIVFAMMIGLISVCLGLEAFHEEKDFILTALPKSLTTPIAMQVSETIGGIPPLTAVLVMVAGFTGALFGPMVYKLGKIDSPISRGISMGSASHGVGISRLKDYGEEDLSIGSVSMSLSAVIGAILCPIFVFLFF; this is encoded by the coding sequence ATGGTGGAGTTGAACGCCATCATTTATATCATTAGCACGGTTCTCATCTTTTTAATCATGATGAGATTATATAAACGTTTTCCTTTTCCGTTTTTACTTCCTATTCTTACGACAACCATTGTATTAGTGGTATTGATTATATTGCTTCATATCCCTTATAACGAGTATATGGAAGGCGGAAAATGGATTCAAAATCTATTAGGGCCGGCCGTTGTTGCATTGGCTTATCCATTGTACAATCAACGTCAATTAGTAGCAAAATATAAATATACAATCATGTTAGGCATTGTTTTTGCGATGATGATTGGTTTAATCAGTGTATGTTTAGGTTTAGAAGCATTTCATGAAGAAAAAGACTTTATCTTGACGGCCTTGCCTAAATCGCTGACGACGCCAATTGCCATGCAGGTGAGCGAAACCATCGGAGGAATTCCACCGTTAACGGCCGTTTTAGTGATGGTGGCCGGTTTTACGGGGGCACTTTTTGGTCCAATGGTATATAAATTAGGCAAAATCGATTCACCGATTTCAAGAGGCATTTCGATGGGAAGCGCCAGTCATGGAGTCGGCATATCGAGATTAAAAGATTATGGAGAAGAGGATTTGTCAATCGGCTCTGTCTCCATGAGTTTAAGCGCGGTTATTGGTGCGATTCTTTGCCCGATTTTCGTATTTCTCTTTTTCTAA
- a CDS encoding CidA/LrgA family protein: MKVIRIILQVMLLYVFYYIGVFVVEMTHLPLPASIIGLVLLFICLYFKWIKVDYVKDGANFLIGFMTLFFIPPIIGIIDYPELLSVSGSLLVASVIISTLFVLFTTSLICQWIEKKELAMKEKKELAMEKEGERDVDRTSECIHH; this comes from the coding sequence ATGAAAGTGATTCGAATTATTCTTCAAGTAATGCTTTTATATGTGTTCTATTACATTGGGGTGTTTGTGGTAGAAATGACGCATTTGCCATTGCCAGCCAGCATCATCGGCTTAGTGCTTTTATTTATCTGCTTGTATTTTAAATGGATTAAAGTGGATTATGTGAAAGATGGGGCAAATTTCTTAATCGGGTTTATGACGTTATTTTTCATTCCGCCCATTATCGGGATTATTGATTATCCGGAACTTCTTTCTGTATCAGGTTCATTACTGGTGGCTTCGGTCATCATCAGTACACTTTTTGTGCTGTTTACAACAAGCTTGATTTGCCAATGGATTGAGAAAAAAGAATTGGCAATGAAAGAAAAAAAAGAACTGGCAATGGAAAAGGAGGGAGAAAGGGATGTGGATCGTACGAGCGAGTGTATCCATCATTAG
- a CDS encoding LrgB family protein, whose product MWIVRASVSIISTVCVFLLMRKLYSKYPTPLLMPILTSTIIIIAGLLLLNIPFDVYMEGGRYLQHLLGPGVGALAYPLYNQWQMVLKYKYTILSGIVIAMVSGIISVYTLLVVFKIDKEYILTALPKSMTTPVAMNVSETIGGIPPLTAVLVLIAGFTGALLGPLMYSLGRIHSPISRGVAMGSASHGVGTAKLVDYGELDLSVGSLSMGLSAVVGAILCPIFVYIFM is encoded by the coding sequence ATGTGGATCGTACGAGCGAGTGTATCCATCATTAGTACAGTTTGTGTATTCCTATTAATGAGGAAATTGTATTCCAAATATCCCACTCCATTATTAATGCCCATTTTAACATCGACGATAATTATCATTGCAGGGTTGTTGCTTTTGAATATTCCTTTTGATGTTTATATGGAAGGTGGACGTTATCTTCAACATCTATTGGGACCGGGTGTTGGCGCTTTAGCTTATCCGCTTTACAATCAATGGCAGATGGTGTTGAAGTACAAATATACAATACTATCCGGCATTGTGATTGCAATGGTGAGCGGTATAATAAGTGTTTATACACTGCTTGTCGTTTTTAAAATCGATAAAGAATACATCTTAACTGCCTTGCCTAAATCAATGACGACACCAGTTGCAATGAACGTCAGCGAAACTATTGGGGGAATTCCGCCTCTTACCGCAGTATTGGTGTTGATTGCAGGATTTACGGGAGCTCTTCTCGGCCCTCTTATGTATTCCCTTGGAAGAATTCATTCTCCTATCAGCCGGGGAGTTGCCATGGGAAGCGCAAGCCATGGGGTTGGTACGGCAAAGCTGGTTGATTATGGTGAGCTGGATTTATCCGTTGGTTCATTATCGATGGGCTTAAGTGCAGTGGTTGGAGCGATTTTATGTCCTATCTTTGTCTATATCTTTATGTAA
- a CDS encoding aminotransferase class I/II-fold pyridoxal phosphate-dependent enzyme: MSQLETPLFDALLKHRNRHPIQFHIPGHKKGQGMDPAFREFIGDNVLSIDLINIAPLDDLHSPKGAIKAAQKLAAEAFGADYTFFSVQGTSGAIMTMIMSVVGPGDKILVPRNVHKSTMSAIILSGAIPIFIYPEVDEEYGITHGISAESVEKAIETYPDAKALLVINPTYYGFAADLKRIVDIAHASNIPVIVDEAHGIHLKFHDELPISAMEAGADMAATSVHKLGGSLTQSSVLNVREGLVSVSRVQSVFSMLTTTSTSYPLLASLDCARRQLAINGYHLIDKTIRLAKEARKRINKIPHLKVAGREKLHSSATFDMDPTKLLISVKDLGITGHQAEEWLRQNANIEVELSDLYNILCLVTLGDTKKEINLLVNALQRMSQAFDSEACIKETEVNVPDIPALAMTPRDAFYSSTEVIPFKDSAGYICAEFIMVYPPGIPIFIPGEVITQENIEYIQMNIEAGLPVQGPEDASLQTIRVIKERKPIY, from the coding sequence TTGTCACAGTTAGAAACTCCTCTGTTCGACGCATTGTTAAAACATCGAAACAGACATCCAATCCAATTCCACATCCCTGGGCATAAAAAAGGGCAAGGAATGGATCCTGCTTTTCGAGAATTCATTGGAGACAACGTTTTATCCATTGATTTGATCAATATTGCTCCACTAGATGATTTACATTCGCCAAAAGGTGCAATTAAAGCGGCACAAAAACTAGCTGCAGAAGCCTTTGGTGCTGACTATACATTTTTTTCTGTTCAAGGAACTAGTGGTGCTATCATGACGATGATTATGTCTGTCGTTGGTCCAGGAGATAAAATTTTGGTACCACGTAATGTTCATAAATCAACTATGTCTGCGATTATTCTGTCTGGGGCAATTCCTATTTTTATTTATCCTGAAGTGGATGAAGAATATGGAATCACCCATGGAATATCTGCAGAATCCGTTGAGAAGGCTATTGAAACTTATCCAGATGCAAAAGCTTTGCTTGTCATCAATCCAACTTACTATGGATTTGCTGCTGATTTAAAACGCATTGTGGACATTGCACATGCTTCAAATATACCGGTGATTGTCGATGAAGCCCATGGCATTCATTTGAAATTTCATGATGAACTGCCAATCTCAGCGATGGAAGCTGGAGCAGATATGGCTGCAACAAGCGTACATAAGCTGGGAGGGTCTTTGACGCAAAGTTCTGTTTTAAACGTGCGGGAAGGGCTGGTAAGCGTAAGCCGTGTACAATCGGTTTTTTCGATGTTAACGACGACTTCAACATCATATCCATTGCTCGCTTCCCTTGACTGCGCCAGAAGACAGCTTGCCATCAATGGTTATCATTTAATTGATAAAACGATTCGTTTAGCAAAAGAAGCAAGAAAAAGAATCAATAAAATTCCTCATTTGAAAGTAGCAGGAAGAGAAAAACTGCACTCATCTGCAACCTTCGACATGGACCCAACAAAGCTATTAATTAGCGTAAAAGACTTGGGGATTACAGGTCATCAAGCAGAGGAATGGCTTCGGCAAAATGCGAATATCGAAGTCGAGTTGTCAGATCTTTACAACATCCTTTGCCTTGTTACATTGGGGGATACAAAAAAAGAAATCAATTTGCTTGTGAATGCATTGCAACGCATGTCCCAGGCATTTGATTCGGAGGCTTGCATAAAAGAAACGGAAGTGAATGTGCCGGATATTCCAGCCCTTGCGATGACGCCAAGAGATGCTTTCTATTCCAGCACAGAAGTCATTCCATTTAAAGATTCGGCAGGCTATATTTGCGCTGAATTTATCATGGTGTATCCACCTGGCATTCCTATTTTCATTCCTGGCGAAGTTATTACCCAAGAAAATATCGAATATATTCAAATGAACATTGAAGCGGGACTGCCGGTGCAAGGGCCTGAAGATGCAAGCCTTCAAACGATTCGGGTTATTAAAGAACGAAAACCTATATATTAA
- a CDS encoding NAD(P)H-dependent flavin oxidoreductase: MNWETRVTKLLGIQYPIIQGGLAYLAYSDLAAAVSNAGGLGQITALTLESPEQLREEIRKTREKTDKPFGVNFAFGNYGKGYEPMVEVAIEEKVPVISMTGGNPAPMFKLLEGVDVKKLVLVAARRQAQKAEELGADAVMVVGQEGGGHLGRDDVGTMVLVPQVVDSVSIPVIASGGIGDGRGLMAALALGAEGIEMGTRFIATKECVHASPAYIDALINSSETDTTVIKRSLGTPARALKNEFTEKILQIEKENPTYEALKEYISGEANKRFIYDGDAKNGFGWAGQVAGLIKDVPTVKELFERMIREAEEIRLKWGR; encoded by the coding sequence ATGAATTGGGAAACGAGAGTGACGAAATTATTGGGGATTCAGTATCCAATCATCCAAGGTGGGCTTGCTTACTTAGCCTATTCTGATTTAGCGGCAGCCGTATCCAATGCCGGCGGACTTGGACAAATTACAGCTTTAACTTTAGAATCCCCAGAACAATTGCGGGAAGAAATTAGAAAAACGAGGGAAAAAACCGATAAACCCTTTGGTGTGAATTTTGCATTCGGTAATTATGGCAAAGGATATGAACCAATGGTGGAAGTGGCCATTGAGGAAAAAGTTCCGGTGATTTCCATGACGGGCGGAAATCCTGCACCGATGTTTAAATTGCTTGAAGGGGTCGATGTGAAAAAGCTAGTATTAGTGGCGGCACGCCGTCAAGCACAAAAAGCGGAAGAACTAGGGGCAGATGCCGTAATGGTGGTAGGACAAGAAGGAGGAGGCCATCTAGGAAGAGATGATGTGGGAACAATGGTGCTTGTTCCGCAAGTGGTAGATAGTGTCTCCATTCCTGTCATAGCTTCTGGAGGAATTGGCGATGGCAGAGGCTTAATGGCTGCACTAGCTTTAGGAGCGGAAGGGATTGAAATGGGGACAAGATTTATTGCGACAAAAGAATGCGTCCATGCTTCCCCAGCTTATATTGATGCATTAATCAACAGTTCTGAAACGGATACAACAGTAATTAAACGTTCACTCGGGACGCCAGCACGTGCATTAAAAAATGAATTCACAGAAAAAATTTTGCAAATTGAAAAAGAAAATCCGACTTATGAAGCCTTGAAAGAGTACATTAGCGGCGAAGCAAATAAACGCTTTATTTATGACGGAGATGCAAAGAATGGCTTCGGATGGGCAGGGCAGGTGGCAGGTTTAATCAAAGATGTGCCGACAGTTAAAGAATTGTTTGAACGGATGATTCGAGAAGCGGAAGAAATTCGGCTAAAATGGGGAAGATAA
- a CDS encoding UPF0223 family protein: MEYAYPILPDWTTEEIIAVVKFFEGIEQAYEKGIKREDMLEKYRRFKQIVPSKAEEKTLFREFEEISGYASYPVVKQARELENGAWIHMRS; the protein is encoded by the coding sequence ATGGAATATGCTTATCCTATATTACCGGATTGGACAACAGAGGAAATTATTGCAGTTGTGAAATTTTTTGAAGGCATTGAACAAGCCTACGAAAAAGGCATTAAAAGAGAAGACATGTTGGAAAAATATCGCCGTTTTAAACAGATCGTCCCCTCAAAGGCGGAAGAAAAAACATTGTTTCGGGAATTTGAAGAGATCAGCGGATATGCAAGCTATCCAGTTGTCAAACAGGCGAGGGAATTAGAAAATGGCGCTTGGATTCATATGAGATCTTGA
- a CDS encoding YktB family protein: MIDVKWTNSDFDVFAIDGLEARMDALKTIVRPKFQALGEYFAGYFSAKTGDEFFAHIAKHARRTINPPNDSWVAFAPYKRGYKSLPHFQIGLTNTHLFIVVAIIYEVPQKSHMANRLLKALDVFKQLPDDFVISGDHTSPDAIPLKTAFNGDLEKLLLRLRDVKKGEFLVGRHIPREQCINLSSDEFIKMAEDTFETLFPIYNVIVGKN, translated from the coding sequence ATGATCGATGTCAAATGGACAAATTCCGATTTTGATGTTTTTGCAATTGACGGTTTAGAAGCTCGAATGGATGCATTGAAAACGATTGTGCGGCCAAAATTCCAAGCGCTGGGGGAATATTTTGCGGGATATTTTAGCGCTAAAACGGGTGATGAATTTTTTGCCCATATTGCAAAGCATGCCAGAAGAACAATTAATCCCCCAAATGATTCATGGGTAGCATTTGCTCCATACAAACGGGGTTACAAATCGCTTCCACATTTTCAAATCGGTCTAACCAATACCCATTTATTCATCGTTGTTGCAATTATTTATGAAGTTCCACAAAAATCTCACATGGCGAATCGTTTGCTTAAGGCGCTGGATGTATTTAAACAACTGCCTGACGATTTTGTGATTTCAGGCGATCATACTTCTCCTGATGCCATTCCTTTAAAAACAGCGTTCAATGGCGATTTGGAAAAGCTTCTCCTTCGTTTGAGAGACGTCAAAAAAGGTGAATTTTTAGTTGGTCGTCATATTCCCCGGGAACAATGCATAAACTTATCCTCGGATGAATTTATAAAAATGGCTGAAGATACTTTTGAAACCCTCTTCCCAATTTACAATGTCATCGTTGGGAAAAATTAG
- a CDS encoding inositol monophosphatase family protein — translation MNLQKINEFAINTILQAGRQIRESFSKELIIETKANANDLVTNIDRKIEQYFVEKIKELDPSHKILGEEGMGDRIATLDGPLWIIDPIDGTMNFIKQGRHFMITVGFFVDGVGKLGYLYDVMRDELISAIQGEGAFLNRQPLKKLNPLTIEKAIIGINSSWVIPNGKINHEKLVKLIKTVRGTRSYGSAAMEIALVVTGKLDAYLSMRLAPWDIAGGLVIANEVGAVATNLKGQPFNLLSQDTFLIANPSIHQVLLDQYIELIEEKQHSK, via the coding sequence ATGAATTTACAAAAAATAAATGAATTTGCAATAAATACAATTTTACAAGCTGGAAGACAAATTCGAGAATCCTTTTCCAAAGAGTTAATTATCGAAACAAAAGCCAATGCCAATGATTTAGTGACAAATATCGATCGTAAAATTGAACAATATTTTGTGGAAAAAATAAAAGAATTGGATCCATCCCATAAAATTTTAGGAGAAGAAGGGATGGGGGATCGAATTGCAACTTTAGATGGTCCCTTGTGGATAATTGACCCAATTGACGGCACAATGAACTTTATTAAACAAGGACGCCATTTCATGATTACAGTCGGTTTTTTTGTGGATGGAGTTGGCAAGTTAGGATATTTATACGATGTCATGCGGGATGAACTTATTTCTGCTATACAGGGAGAAGGAGCGTTTTTAAATCGCCAGCCACTCAAAAAGTTAAATCCGCTGACAATTGAAAAAGCAATCATTGGAATTAATTCTAGCTGGGTGATTCCGAATGGAAAAATTAACCATGAAAAACTTGTAAAACTCATCAAAACCGTCCGCGGAACCCGTTCATACGGCTCTGCAGCTATGGAAATTGCATTAGTGGTGACAGGAAAACTGGATGCTTATCTATCCATGAGGTTGGCTCCGTGGGATATTGCTGGGGGATTGGTCATTGCGAATGAAGTTGGGGCAGTTGCGACGAATTTGAAAGGCCAGCCGTTTAATTTATTGTCCCAAGATACTTTTTTGATTGCGAATCCATCTATCCATCAAGTATTGCTCGACCAATACATCGAGTTGATAGAAGAAAAACAGCATTCCAAGTGA
- a CDS encoding DUF5325 family protein produces MNLAKFVMLLFSIAALLSMISIGYAIAIGSIVSIIASIVALIAVMGIGFGMKRKFREKGLL; encoded by the coding sequence GTGAATCTAGCAAAATTTGTGATGCTGCTTTTTTCCATAGCCGCACTACTGTCAATGATTTCGATCGGTTATGCCATTGCCATTGGAAGCATTGTTTCAATCATTGCTAGTATCGTTGCTTTAATTGCTGTGATGGGAATTGGATTCGGCATGAAAAGAAAATTCCGTGAAAAAGGGCTTCTATAG
- the typA gene encoding translational GTPase TypA, which translates to MTKLRDDIRNIAIIAHVDHGKTTLVDQLLKQSGTFRVNEHIEERVMDSNDIERERGITILAKNTAVHYKGTKINILDTPGHADFGGEVERILKMVDGVLLVVDAYEGCMPQTRFVLKKALEQKLTPIVVVNKIDKDSARPLEVVDEVLDLLIELGADENQLDFPVVYASAVNGTASLDPDPANQEENMQCLFDSIIDHIPAPVDNSDEPLQFQVTMLDYNDYVGRIGIGRIFRGKIHVGQSVALMKLDGSVKQYRVTKLLGYAGLKREEIPSASAGDIVAVSGMDDINVGETVCEVEHQEALPPLRIDEPTLQMTFLVNNSPFAGREGKYVTARKLEERLRQQLETDVSLRVEDTDSPDAWIVSGRGELHLSILIENMRREGYELQVSKPKVIIKEIDGVKCEPVERVQVDVPEEYVGAVIESLGNRKGEMMDMSNNGNGQARLIFMVPSRGLIGYTTEFMSITKGYGIINHSFDSYHPVMPGRVGGRHNGALVSMETGKATTYGMMQIEDRGTLFVEPGTEIYEGMIVGENNRENDLAVNITKQKQKTNVRSATKDQTAVIKKPRLLTLEEALEFLNDDEYLEVTPQSIRLRKQILNKSEREKMAKKQKYAEQE; encoded by the coding sequence ATGACAAAATTACGTGATGATATTCGCAACATTGCTATTATTGCACACGTTGACCACGGAAAAACAACATTAGTCGATCAATTATTAAAACAATCTGGAACGTTTCGTGTAAATGAACATATTGAAGAACGAGTTATGGACTCGAATGATATAGAGCGTGAACGCGGTATTACTATTTTAGCAAAAAACACAGCTGTTCACTATAAAGGCACAAAAATTAACATTTTAGATACTCCGGGACACGCGGATTTCGGGGGCGAAGTAGAGCGGATTTTAAAAATGGTGGACGGAGTATTGCTCGTTGTAGATGCATACGAGGGATGTATGCCTCAAACGCGCTTCGTTTTAAAAAAAGCGTTGGAACAAAAATTGACGCCAATTGTTGTAGTCAATAAAATCGATAAAGACTCTGCCCGTCCTTTAGAGGTAGTCGATGAAGTATTAGATTTATTAATCGAATTAGGTGCAGACGAAAATCAATTGGATTTCCCAGTTGTCTATGCTTCGGCAGTCAATGGAACAGCAAGCCTTGATCCAGACCCAGCTAACCAAGAAGAAAATATGCAATGCTTATTTGATAGCATTATTGATCATATTCCTGCACCGGTGGATAATTCGGATGAACCTTTGCAATTCCAAGTAACAATGCTCGATTATAATGATTATGTAGGGCGAATTGGAATTGGACGAATCTTCAGAGGAAAAATTCATGTAGGCCAATCTGTAGCCTTGATGAAATTAGATGGCTCTGTCAAACAATACCGAGTGACAAAATTATTGGGCTACGCAGGTTTAAAACGGGAAGAAATTCCATCTGCAAGCGCTGGGGATATCGTAGCGGTATCTGGCATGGATGACATTAACGTAGGGGAAACCGTATGTGAGGTCGAACATCAAGAAGCATTGCCGCCTTTGCGAATCGATGAACCAACTTTGCAAATGACATTCCTTGTAAACAATTCACCTTTTGCCGGCAGAGAAGGAAAATATGTCACAGCCCGCAAATTAGAAGAACGTTTAAGACAGCAATTAGAAACCGATGTTTCATTGCGGGTGGAAGATACAGATTCACCAGATGCATGGATTGTTTCCGGCCGCGGTGAATTGCATTTATCCATTTTGATTGAAAATATGCGCCGTGAAGGATATGAATTGCAAGTATCCAAACCAAAAGTCATTATTAAAGAAATCGATGGAGTTAAATGTGAACCGGTGGAACGGGTGCAAGTAGATGTACCAGAAGAATACGTAGGCGCTGTGATTGAATCATTAGGTAATCGCAAAGGTGAAATGATGGATATGTCAAATAACGGCAATGGACAAGCCCGCCTTATTTTCATGGTGCCATCGCGCGGATTAATCGGTTATACAACAGAGTTTATGTCCATCACAAAAGGTTACGGAATTATCAACCATTCTTTTGACAGCTATCATCCGGTTATGCCAGGCCGTGTCGGCGGTCGCCATAATGGAGCGCTCGTTTCAATGGAAACAGGAAAAGCAACTACCTATGGTATGATGCAAATTGAAGATCGCGGTACTTTATTTGTAGAGCCGGGAACGGAAATTTATGAAGGTATGATTGTTGGGGAAAATAACCGCGAAAATGACCTTGCAGTGAATATTACAAAACAAAAACAAAAAACGAATGTCCGTTCCGCAACGAAAGATCAAACAGCGGTCATTAAGAAACCACGCCTATTGACATTGGAAGAAGCATTGGAATTTTTAAATGATGATGAATATTTAGAAGTAACACCACAATCTATTCGGTTAAGAAAACAAATTTTAAATAAAAGCGAAAGAGAAAAAATGGCGAAAAAGCAAAAATACGCTGAACAAGAATAA
- a CDS encoding YlaH-like family protein produces the protein MKLFSLILASAPISDTDRVFNRMSAVTRYVYENAPNNQVAGYIIFFLVFILSAIVYKLGFAKKLSVGKNIIIYIFLFLGCILLTFFALFLPMIEGLIVAALVLILYKIRLWREKKEEKEAS, from the coding sequence TTGAAGCTGTTTAGTTTGATTTTGGCATCTGCACCAATCAGTGACACAGATCGTGTGTTTAACCGCATGTCAGCAGTTACTCGTTATGTATACGAAAATGCACCGAATAACCAAGTGGCAGGATATATTATCTTTTTCCTTGTTTTTATCCTTTCCGCCATCGTGTACAAGCTGGGGTTTGCTAAAAAACTCAGCGTAGGGAAAAATATAATTATTTATATTTTCCTATTTTTGGGCTGTATTCTATTAACCTTTTTTGCCTTATTCTTGCCAATGATAGAAGGTTTAATAGTGGCTGCCCTTGTACTGATTCTCTATAAAATCCGTTTATGGAGAGAGAAAAAAGAAGAAAAAGAAGCTTCGTAA
- a CDS encoding glycosyltransferase family 2 protein, with the protein MYLVLLGYKDYERVKMMPILSIVIPAYNEEKMILKAAYTISELLNKEKISAEILFVNDGSEDNTWKEIQRASQEIENVRGISLSRNFGKESAILAGLTHAKGDCCIVMDCDLQHPPETIIEMYRLWKDGYDIVEGFKKSRGKEGKIKTFFAKSFYRLINRVTGFDMSASSDFKLLDRKVVDAYLQLPERKVFFRALTFWLGFKSIGVEYEVQERTEGKTKWSYLSLIKYAITNITSFSTAPMQIITIIGVLFFIFSIVLGVQSLINFFSGRSLEGFTTVILLLLGIGSVLMMSLGIIGYYIAKIYEEVKRRPRYIVSEKTNDKDE; encoded by the coding sequence ATGTATTTAGTCCTTCTTGGTTACAAAGATTACGAGAGAGTGAAAATGATGCCAATCTTGTCAATTGTCATACCTGCTTATAATGAAGAAAAAATGATATTAAAGGCGGCATATACGATTTCAGAACTGCTGAATAAGGAAAAGATTTCTGCAGAAATTCTCTTTGTCAATGACGGTTCTGAGGATAATACTTGGAAAGAAATCCAGCGTGCAAGTCAAGAAATTGAGAATGTGAGAGGAATCAGCTTATCCAGAAATTTTGGTAAAGAATCTGCCATTTTGGCTGGTCTTACTCATGCCAAAGGGGATTGCTGCATTGTCATGGATTGTGATTTGCAACATCCTCCCGAAACAATCATTGAAATGTATAGGCTATGGAAAGATGGCTATGACATAGTAGAAGGATTTAAAAAATCCAGAGGCAAAGAAGGAAAAATTAAAACATTTTTTGCCAAAAGTTTTTACCGGTTAATCAATCGGGTCACAGGATTTGATATGTCAGCTTCTTCGGATTTTAAGCTTTTAGACCGGAAAGTGGTGGATGCTTATTTACAGCTGCCTGAGCGAAAAGTGTTTTTTCGCGCTTTAACCTTTTGGCTCGGCTTTAAAAGCATTGGAGTGGAATATGAGGTGCAGGAACGAACGGAAGGGAAGACGAAATGGTCTTATCTTTCCTTAATAAAATACGCCATTACAAATATTACGTCCTTTTCTACTGCTCCTATGCAAATTATAACCATCATCGGTGTGTTATTTTTTATTTTTTCCATTGTTTTAGGTGTGCAATCTCTCATCAACTTTTTCAGCGGCCGTTCCCTTGAAGGATTTACAACTGTTATTCTTCTTTTATTGGGAATTGGCAGTGTGCTTATGATGAGTTTAGGGATTATCGGTTATTATATTGCCAAAATTTATGAGGAAGTAAAACGGAGACCAAGATATATTGTTTCTGAAAAAACGAATGATAAGGATGAATAA
- a CDS encoding GtrA family protein yields MWKRIGSVVDEKFWKFIIVGIVNTIVGTMIMFGLYNLAGFSYWLSSSANYILTSILSYFLNKYFTFQHKKDSWKSALRFALNIAVCYLLAYGIAKQLALLLLSNVSVKVQENVAMIVGMVFFTMLNYLGQRFFAFKE; encoded by the coding sequence TTGTGGAAGCGTATAGGCTCGGTAGTAGATGAGAAGTTTTGGAAATTTATAATTGTAGGAATCGTGAATACCATTGTAGGAACGATGATTATGTTTGGTTTGTATAATCTCGCCGGATTTTCCTATTGGCTGTCTTCATCGGCTAATTATATTTTGACTAGCATTTTAAGTTATTTTTTAAATAAATATTTTACATTTCAGCATAAAAAAGATTCGTGGAAGTCGGCATTGCGCTTTGCTTTAAATATAGCGGTTTGTTATTTGTTGGCATATGGAATTGCTAAGCAGTTGGCTCTGCTCCTTTTATCGAATGTTTCTGTCAAAGTGCAGGAGAATGTGGCAATGATTGTAGGGATGGTCTTTTTTACAATGCTCAACTATTTAGGCCAGCGTTTTTTTGCCTTTAAGGAATAA